From the Theobroma cacao cultivar B97-61/B2 chromosome 2, Criollo_cocoa_genome_V2, whole genome shotgun sequence genome, one window contains:
- the LOC18607607 gene encoding extensin-1 isoform X2, whose protein sequence is MQILPGRGGALVCFLVSFLLFVASFCNADGKTVEVVGVGECADCAENNFETSQAFSGLRVTIDCKPEKGEFKTRGSGELDKAGNFKVSLPQDLVKDGKLKEECYAQLHSVSAAACPAHEGLESSKIVFKSTSDEKHSFGLKGKLKFSPITCASAFLWPHFKHPPLPELPVPPVKSFHHPLFPPIYKKPLPPPIPIYKPPPVPIYKKPLPPPVPVYKPPVYKLPPVPVYKKPLPPPVPVYKPPVYKPPPVPVYKKPLPPPVPVYEKPLPPPVPEYKPPVYKPPPVPVYEKPLPPPVPVYKPPVYKPPPVPVYEKPLPPPVPVYKPPVYKPPPVPVYEKPLPPPVPVYKPPVYKPPPVPVYEKPLPPPVPVYKPPVYNPPPVPVYEKPLPPPVYKPPPVPVYEKPLPPPVPEYKPPVYKPPPVPVYKKPLPPPVPVYKPPVYKPPPVPEYTKPLPPPVPVYKKPLPPLPNIPSFPKKPCPPLPKLPPHPPKHFDHPKFGKWPPLPPFAPHQP, encoded by the exons ATGCAGATCCTCCCGGGTCGTGGAGGAGCACTTGTGTGCTTCTTGGTGTCGTTCTTGCTATTTGTAGCAAGTTTCTGCAATGCTGATGGTAAAACGGTGGAGGTCGTCGGGGTTGGAGAATGTGCAGACTGCGCAGAGAATAACTTCGAGACAAGCCAGGCATTTTCAG GGCTTCGCGTAACCATAGACTGCAAGCCAGAGAAAGGAGAGTTCAAAACACGAGGGTCTGGCGAGCTTGACAAAGCAGGGAACTTCAAAGTATCTCTTCCTCAGGACTTGGTTAAAGATGGCAAACTGAAGGAAGAATGCTATGCGCAGCTTCACAGTGTATCAGCTGCAGCTTGCCCTGCCCATGAAGGCCTGGAGTCCTCCAAGATAGTCTTCAAGTCCACGAGTGATGAGAAACACAGCTTTGGGCTGAAAGGAAAGCTGAAATTTTCACCAATAACATGTGCCTCAGCCTTCTTATGGCCTCACTTTAAGCACCCTCCACTGCCCGAGTTGCCAGTTCCGCCAGTGAAAAGCTTCCACCACCCACTATTCCCTCCAATCTACAAGAAGCCTCTCCCGCCACCAATCCCAATATACAAACCCCCACCAGTTCCGATATACAAAAAACCACTTCCTCCTCCAGTTCCAGTTTACAAGCCTCCCGTTTATAAACTTCCTCCAGTTCCAGTATACAAGAAGCCACTTCCCCCTCCAGTTCCAGTCTACAAGCCTCCAGTCTATAAACCTCCTCCAGTTCCAGTATACAAGAAGCCACTTCCTCCCCCAGTTCCAGTATACGAGAAACCACTTCCCCCTCCAGTTCCAGAATACAAGCCCCCAGTCTATAAACCTCCTCCAGTTCCAGTATACGAGAAACCACTTCCTCCCCCAGTTCCAGTGTACAAGCCCCCAGTCTATAAACCTCCTCCGGTTCCAGTATACGAGAAGCCACTTCCCCCTCCAGTTCCAGTTTACAAGCCCCCAGTCTATAAACCTCCTCCGGTTCCAGTATACGAGAAACCACTTCCTCCCCCAGTTCCAGTTTACAAGCCCCCAGTCTATAAACCTCCTCCGGTTCCAGTATACGAGAAGCCACTTCCCCCTCCAGTTCCAGTTTACAAGCCCCCAGTCTATAACCCTCCTCCGGTTCCAGTATACGAGAAACCACTTCCTCCCCCAGTCTATAAACCTCCTCCAGTTCCCGTATACGAGAAGCCACTTCCCCCTCCAGTTCCAGAATACAAGCCCCCAGTCTATAAACCTCCTCCGGTTCCAGTATACAAGAAGCCACTTCCTCCCCCAGTTCCAGTTTACAAGCCTCCAGTA TATAAACCCCCTCCAGTTCCGGAATATACGAAACCACTTCCTCCTCCAGTTCCAGTTTATAAGAAGCCACTTCCTCCACTTCCAAACATTCCTTCATTCCCTAAGAAGCCATGCCCTCCCCTTCCTAAGCTTCCTCCTCACCCCCCAAAGCATTTCGACCACCCTAAGTTTGGAAAATGGCCTCCACTGCCACCATTTGCTCCTCATCAGCCTTAA
- the LOC18607607 gene encoding repetitive proline-rich cell wall protein 2 isoform X1 — MQILPGRGGALVCFLVSFLLFVASFCNADGKTVEVVGVGECADCAENNFETSQAFSGLRVTIDCKPEKGEFKTRGSGELDKAGNFKVSLPQDLVKDGKLKEECYAQLHSVSAAACPAHEGLESSKIVFKSTSDEKHSFGLKGKLKFSPITCASAFLWPHFKHPPLPELPVPPVKSFHHPLFPPIYKKPLPPPIPIYKPPPVPIYKKPLPPPVPVYKPPVYKLPPVPVYKKPLPPPVPVYKPPVYKPPPVPVYKKPLPPPVPVYEKPLPPPVPEYKPPVYKPPPVPVYEKPLPPPVPVYKPPVYKPPPVPVYEKPLPPPVPVYKPPVYKPPPVPVYEKPLPPPVPVYKPPVYKPPPVPVYEKPLPPPVPVYKPPVYNPPPVPVYEKPLPPPVYKPPPVPVYEKPLPPPVPEYKPPVYKPPPVPVYKKPLPPPVPVYKPPVYKAPPVPVYKKPLPPPVPIYKPPPVPEYTKPLPPPVPVYKKPLPPLPNIPSFPKKPCPPLPKLPPHPPKHFDHPKFGKWPPLPPFAPHQP, encoded by the exons ATGCAGATCCTCCCGGGTCGTGGAGGAGCACTTGTGTGCTTCTTGGTGTCGTTCTTGCTATTTGTAGCAAGTTTCTGCAATGCTGATGGTAAAACGGTGGAGGTCGTCGGGGTTGGAGAATGTGCAGACTGCGCAGAGAATAACTTCGAGACAAGCCAGGCATTTTCAG GGCTTCGCGTAACCATAGACTGCAAGCCAGAGAAAGGAGAGTTCAAAACACGAGGGTCTGGCGAGCTTGACAAAGCAGGGAACTTCAAAGTATCTCTTCCTCAGGACTTGGTTAAAGATGGCAAACTGAAGGAAGAATGCTATGCGCAGCTTCACAGTGTATCAGCTGCAGCTTGCCCTGCCCATGAAGGCCTGGAGTCCTCCAAGATAGTCTTCAAGTCCACGAGTGATGAGAAACACAGCTTTGGGCTGAAAGGAAAGCTGAAATTTTCACCAATAACATGTGCCTCAGCCTTCTTATGGCCTCACTTTAAGCACCCTCCACTGCCCGAGTTGCCAGTTCCGCCAGTGAAAAGCTTCCACCACCCACTATTCCCTCCAATCTACAAGAAGCCTCTCCCGCCACCAATCCCAATATACAAACCCCCACCAGTTCCGATATACAAAAAACCACTTCCTCCTCCAGTTCCAGTTTACAAGCCTCCCGTTTATAAACTTCCTCCAGTTCCAGTATACAAGAAGCCACTTCCCCCTCCAGTTCCAGTCTACAAGCCTCCAGTCTATAAACCTCCTCCAGTTCCAGTATACAAGAAGCCACTTCCTCCCCCAGTTCCAGTATACGAGAAACCACTTCCCCCTCCAGTTCCAGAATACAAGCCCCCAGTCTATAAACCTCCTCCAGTTCCAGTATACGAGAAACCACTTCCTCCCCCAGTTCCAGTGTACAAGCCCCCAGTCTATAAACCTCCTCCGGTTCCAGTATACGAGAAGCCACTTCCCCCTCCAGTTCCAGTTTACAAGCCCCCAGTCTATAAACCTCCTCCGGTTCCAGTATACGAGAAACCACTTCCTCCCCCAGTTCCAGTTTACAAGCCCCCAGTCTATAAACCTCCTCCGGTTCCAGTATACGAGAAGCCACTTCCCCCTCCAGTTCCAGTTTACAAGCCCCCAGTCTATAACCCTCCTCCGGTTCCAGTATACGAGAAACCACTTCCTCCCCCAGTCTATAAACCTCCTCCAGTTCCCGTATACGAGAAGCCACTTCCCCCTCCAGTTCCAGAATACAAGCCCCCAGTCTATAAACCTCCTCCGGTTCCAGTATACAAGAAGCCACTTCCTCCCCCAGTTCCAGTTTACAAGCCTCCAGTATATAAAGCCCCTCCAGTTCCGGTCTACAAGAAACCACTTCCTCCCCCAGTTCCAATCTATAAACCCCCTCCAGTTCCGGAATATACGAAACCACTTCCTCCTCCAGTTCCAGTTTATAAGAAGCCACTTCCTCCACTTCCAAACATTCCTTCATTCCCTAAGAAGCCATGCCCTCCCCTTCCTAAGCTTCCTCCTCACCCCCCAAAGCATTTCGACCACCCTAAGTTTGGAAAATGGCCTCCACTGCCACCATTTGCTCCTCATCAGCCTTAA
- the LOC18607608 gene encoding translocon-associated protein subunit alpha, whose protein sequence is MAIKSFRVFFFALLLLASPLLQVARCQSEAEADVAEAVEGGDLGIVGEDVQDFGDGNFDPAPGVETVCVFPKNSAKLVLAGEETELLVGMENVGESTVNVIAIKASVHLPFDHHLLVQNLTVQAFNNATVPASAQATFPYIFAVSKYLQPGTFDLVGTIVYDIDQHPYQSTFYNGTIEVVEAGGFLSVESVFLVTLGIALLVLLGLWLHGQFQRISKKTKRAPKVEVGTGTTDASLDEWLQGTAYTQSASKSKKKK, encoded by the exons ATGGCAATTAAGAGTTTCAgggttttcttctttgctctCCTCCTCCTCGCCTCTCCTCTCCTTCAAG TTGCTAGGTGTCAATCAGAAGCAGAGGCAGATGTTGCCGAAGCTGTTGAAGGAGGTGATCTCGGGATTGTTGGTGAGGATGTTCAGGATTTTGGTGATGGGAATTTTGACCCAGCTCCAGGAGTTGAAACTGTCTGCGTTTTCCCCAAAAATAGCGCCAAAT TGGTTCTGGCTGGAGAAGAGACAGAACTCCTTGTCGGGATGGAAAATGTTG GGGAGTCAACTGTGAATGTCATTGCAATCAAAGCCAGTGTTCATCTTCCTTTTGATCATCATTTGCTTGTTCAAAATCTTACAGTACAG GCCTTCAACAATGCAACTGTACCTGCCTCAGCTCAAGCTACTTTCCCTTATATATTTGCTGTTAGCAAGTACTTACAG CCTGGAACTTTTGATCTCGTGGGTACCATTGTCTATGATATTGACCAGCACCCATACCAAAGTACATTCtataatggtaccattgaaGTTGTTGAGGCTGGTGGTTTCCTCAGTGTTGAGtctgtttttcttgttacCCTTGGGATTGCACTTCTTGTTCTCCTTGGTTTATGGCTTCATGGTCAGTTTCAGCGTATCTCCAAG AAAACTAAGAGGGCCCCAAAGGTGGAAGTCGGAACTGGGACTACTGATGCCTCATTGGATGAATGGCTTCAG GGAACTGCTTACACTCAGTCAGCTtccaaatcaaagaagaagaagtag
- the LOC18607609 gene encoding protein XAP5 CIRCADIAN TIMEKEEPER isoform X2 → MSGMGDGYVGTAQDAVRIRRLEKQREAERRKIQELKTKSASAKGQPGLLQFGSSTSEILETAFKKETVGLVTREQYVEKRVNIRNKIEEEEKEKLQKLQQEEEELQLQKRRKRKVKGNSRLSFADDMENGSEEEEDAENKSSEPKRFTRGKFGKDPTVETSFLPDSEREAEEQAERERLRKQWLREQEQIKNEPLEITYSYWDGAGHRRVIQVRKGDTIGEFLRAVQQQLAPEFREIRTTSVENLLYVKEDLIIPHQHSFYELIVNKARGKSGPLFHFDVHEDVRTIADATIEKDESHAGKVVERHWYEKNKHIFPASRWEIYDPTKKWERYTIHGD, encoded by the exons ATGTCGGGCATGGGAGACGGTTACGTGGGCACGGCCCAAGATGCAGTGAGGATCCGGCGTCTGGAGAAGCAGAGAGAAGCCGAGCGCCGCAAAATTCAAGAGCTTAAAACCAAGTCCGCTTCAGCTAAGGGCCAACCTGGTCTCCTCCAATTCGGCTCAAGTACTTCCGAG ATTCTTGAGACTGCATTTAAGAAGGAAACTGTTGGTTTGGTTACAAGAGAGCAATATGTCGAGAAG AGAGTTAATATCCGAAACAAAATCGAAGAGGAAGAGAAGGAGAAACTCCAGAAGCTACAACAAGA GGAGGAAGAGCTTCAGTTGCAAAAGCGGAGAAAGAGGAAGGTTAAGGGGAATTCTCGACTATCTTTTGCGGACGATATGGAGAATGGAAGtgaagaagaggaagatgCTGAAAACA AAAGTTCAGAACCAAAGAGGTTTACTCGTGGAAAATTTGGCAAAGATCCCACAGTTGAAACAAGCTTTCTGCCTGACAG TGAACGGGAGGCAGAGGAGCAAGCAGAGCGTGAAAGGCTGCGGAAACAGTGGCTTCGTGAACAAGAGCAAATtaaga ATGAACCCCTTGAAATTACTTACAGCTATTGGGATGGGGCAGGCCATAGACGAGTGATCCAG gTACGCAAGGGTGATACCATAGGAGAATTTCTTCGAGCAGTTCAGCAGCAACTTGCACCAGAGTTTAGAGAGATTCGAACGACTTCAGTGGAAAACCTGCTTTATGTGAAAGAAGATCTTATCATTCCTCAT CAACATAGCTTCTATGAGCTGATTGTTAATAAGGCGAGAGGCAAAAGTGGACCG CTTTTCCATTTTGATGTGCATGAAGATGTGCGAACAATAGCTGATGCTACAATCGAGAAGGATGAG TCTCATGCTGGTAAAGTTGTCGAGAGGCATTGGTACGAAAAGAACAAGCACATCTTCCCAGCTTCAAGATGGGAG ATATATGACCCAACAAAGAAATGGGAGCGCTACACCATCCACGGAGATTGA
- the LOC18607609 gene encoding protein XAP5 CIRCADIAN TIMEKEEPER isoform X1, producing the protein MSGMGDGYVGTAQDAVRIRRLEKQREAERRKIQELKTKSASAKGQPGLLQFGSSTSEILETAFKKETVGLVTREQYVEKRVNIRNKIEEEEKEKLQKLQQEEEELQLQKRRKRKVKGNSRLSFADDMENGSEEEEDAENTSVMLCAESSEPKRFTRGKFGKDPTVETSFLPDSEREAEEQAERERLRKQWLREQEQIKNEPLEITYSYWDGAGHRRVIQVRKGDTIGEFLRAVQQQLAPEFREIRTTSVENLLYVKEDLIIPHQHSFYELIVNKARGKSGPLFHFDVHEDVRTIADATIEKDESHAGKVVERHWYEKNKHIFPASRWEIYDPTKKWERYTIHGD; encoded by the exons ATGTCGGGCATGGGAGACGGTTACGTGGGCACGGCCCAAGATGCAGTGAGGATCCGGCGTCTGGAGAAGCAGAGAGAAGCCGAGCGCCGCAAAATTCAAGAGCTTAAAACCAAGTCCGCTTCAGCTAAGGGCCAACCTGGTCTCCTCCAATTCGGCTCAAGTACTTCCGAG ATTCTTGAGACTGCATTTAAGAAGGAAACTGTTGGTTTGGTTACAAGAGAGCAATATGTCGAGAAG AGAGTTAATATCCGAAACAAAATCGAAGAGGAAGAGAAGGAGAAACTCCAGAAGCTACAACAAGA GGAGGAAGAGCTTCAGTTGCAAAAGCGGAGAAAGAGGAAGGTTAAGGGGAATTCTCGACTATCTTTTGCGGACGATATGGAGAATGGAAGtgaagaagaggaagatgCTGAAAACA CTTCTGTTATGCTTTGTGCAGAAAGTTCAGAACCAAAGAGGTTTACTCGTGGAAAATTTGGCAAAGATCCCACAGTTGAAACAAGCTTTCTGCCTGACAG TGAACGGGAGGCAGAGGAGCAAGCAGAGCGTGAAAGGCTGCGGAAACAGTGGCTTCGTGAACAAGAGCAAATtaaga ATGAACCCCTTGAAATTACTTACAGCTATTGGGATGGGGCAGGCCATAGACGAGTGATCCAG gTACGCAAGGGTGATACCATAGGAGAATTTCTTCGAGCAGTTCAGCAGCAACTTGCACCAGAGTTTAGAGAGATTCGAACGACTTCAGTGGAAAACCTGCTTTATGTGAAAGAAGATCTTATCATTCCTCAT CAACATAGCTTCTATGAGCTGATTGTTAATAAGGCGAGAGGCAAAAGTGGACCG CTTTTCCATTTTGATGTGCATGAAGATGTGCGAACAATAGCTGATGCTACAATCGAGAAGGATGAG TCTCATGCTGGTAAAGTTGTCGAGAGGCATTGGTACGAAAAGAACAAGCACATCTTCCCAGCTTCAAGATGGGAG ATATATGACCCAACAAAGAAATGGGAGCGCTACACCATCCACGGAGATTGA
- the LOC18607610 gene encoding transcription factor bHLH121 produces MDQLKNDAAAFVQSIQSSNPSIIEFRQPPIDPRVSSMTRIQPKSSQRVEGEAKDCVAARKLQKADREKLRRDRLNEHFLELGNALDPDRPKNDKATILTDTLQLLKDLTSQVTKLKAEYATLTEESRELTQEKNDLKEEKASLKSDIDNLNIQYQQRVRTMFPWGTVDHSVVMAPPSYPFPVPMAMPPPGAIAMHPSMQPFPFFGNQNPGVIHNPCSTFVPYMTPNTLIEQQSTQHVAPLAQPGSQSHASGKQDSKNKSSGESKVEKTVDSNDVATDLELKTPGSTADQDLSSGQRKLKKSLRKENSNTEGSYSSRCSSSHSEQDSSSNSIVGGRKADDQDGGKD; encoded by the exons ATGGATCAACTGAAGAACGACGCTGCTGCTTTTGTTCAATCCATTCAATCTTCGAATCCTTCCATCATCGAGTTTCGTCAACCTCCTATCGACCCGCGCGTTTCCTCCATGACCCGTATCCAACCCAAATCCAG CCAAAGGGTTGAAGGGGAAGCAAAGGATTGCGTTGCGGCGAGAAAGCTTCAAAAGGCTGACCGTGAGAAATTGAGAAGAGACCGCCTTAATGAACATTTTCTTGAGTTGGGAAATGCACTTG ATCCTGATAGGCCCAAGAATGACAAAGCAACCATTCTTACTGATACACTTCAATTGCTGAAGGATTTGACGTCTCAGGTCACCAAGTTGAAAGCAGAGTATGCTACGCTAACTGAAGAATCACGTGAG CTGACACAAGAGAAGAATGATCTCAAAGAAGAGAAGGCATCTCTTAAATCTGATATCGATAATCTTAATATTCAGTATCAGCAGAGAGTCAGGACTATGTTCCCATGGGGCACTGTAGATCACTCAGTTGTCATGGCCCCTCCTTCTTATCCATTTCCAGTACCGATGGCAATGCCTCCTCCAGGAGCCATTGCTATGCATCCATCCATGCAGccatttcctttctttggGAATCAAAATCCTGGGGTCATTCATAATCCCTGCTCAACTTTTGTTCCTTATATGACTCCTAATACCCTGATTGAACAGCAGTCAACGCAGCATGTTGCTCCACTTGCACAACCAGGCAGTCAGTCACATGCTTCAGGCAAACAAGATTCAAAAAACAAGTCCTCAGGGGAGAGCAAGGTTGAAAAAACTGTGGATTCGAATGACGTTGCTACTGACCTTGAGTTGAAAACACCTGGTTCTACAGCAGATCAG GATTTATCATCGGGGCAAAGAAAGTTGAAGAAATCTTTAAGGAAGGAAAACAGTAATACAGAAGGGAGTTATTCAAGTAGGTGTTCTTCATCTCATAGTGAACAAGATAGCTCGTCCAATAGTATAGTTGGTGGCAGAAAAGCTGATGACCAAGATGGGGGAAAGGATTGA
- the LOC18607612 gene encoding triosephosphate isomerase, chloroplastic produces MAMVSTYCPQFSGLRRSCPKLDNSQSQSFVQHINSQLRLSSSPKPCRAVLAMAGSGKFFVGGNWKCNGTNESITKLVSDLNSSTLESDVDVVVAPPFVYLDQVKASLTDRIEVSAQNSWIGKGGAFTGEISVEQLKDIGCKWVILGHSERRHIIGEDDQFIGKKAAYALNEGLGVIACIGELLEEREAGKTFDVCFQQLKAFADVVPSWDNIVIAYEPVWAIGTGKVATPQQAQEVHEAVRDWLKKNVSEEVASKTRIIYGGSVNGGNCADLAKEEDIDGFLVGGASLKGPEFATIINSVTSKKVAA; encoded by the exons ATGGCGATGGTATCTACGTATTGCCCACAGTTCAGTGGACTTCGCCGATCATGTCCGAAACTCGACAACTCACAATCTCAATCTTTTGTTCAACACATCAACTCTCAACTCCGTCTCTCCTCTTCTCCCAAGCCTTGCAGAGCTGTTCTTGCCATGGCCGGCTCTGGAAAG TTCTTTGTTGGGGGTAACTGGAAATGT AATGGAACAAATGAGTCCATCACGAAGCTTGTTTCTGACTTGAACAGCTCAACGTTGGAGTCTGATGTTG ATGTTGTTGTGGCACCTCCTTTTGTCTATCTCGATCAGGTGAAAGCTTCATTAACCGATCGAATTGAGGTATCTGCTCAAAATTCTTGGATTGGAAAAGGTGGGGCTTTCACGGGTGAAATCAG TGTGGAACAATTGAAAGATATTGGCTGCAAGTGGGTCATTCTTGGGCATTCTGAACGCAGACATATTATTGGTGAAGATGATCAG TTTATAGGAAAGAAGGCTGCTTACGCTTTGAACGAGGGTCTTGGAGTAATAGCTTGTATTGGTGAATTattagaagaaagagaagcaGGCAAAACTTTTGATGTATGTTTCCAGCAACTAAAGGCTTTTGCTG ATGTTGTACCCAGTTGGGACAATATAGTTATTGCTTATGAGCCTGTATGGGCCATTGGGACTGGTAAGGTGGCTACACCCCAGCAAGCTCAGGAAGTTCATGAAGCTGTCCGTGATTGGCTTAAAAAGAATGTTTCTGAGGAGGTTGCATCTAAAACGCGTATTATATATGGAG GGTCTGTGAATGGAGGCAACTGTGCTGATCttgcaaaagaagaagatattGATGGGTTTCTTGTTGGTGGTGCTTCCTTGAAG GGCCCTGAGTTTGCTACAATTATCAACTCTGTAACATCCAAAAAGGTTGCTgcttaa
- the LOC18607613 gene encoding uncharacterized protein LOC18607613, with protein sequence MAYYRRGDSIFDSFSLSPLPYPVLLILAVTSIFLGISWYVNYESVLEAAEEQMSWLLLITPVVLIFLARWLSSVEASDLLFGSSPWERRRRTHHRPSEGSSPWAVAGFIVLLLILVQYQSVFRESWLV encoded by the coding sequence ATGGCCTATTACAGAAGAGGAGACTCTATCTTTGATTCATTCTCTTTAAGTCCCCTGCCATATCCAGTTCTGCTAATCCTAGCAGTGACGTCGATCTTTCTTGGAATATCATGGTACGTTAACTATGAATCAGTTCTGGAAGCTGCTGAAGAGCAAATGAGTTGGTTGCTTTTGATCACACCAGTAGTTCTAATATTCCTAGCTCGTTGGCTCTCATCTGTGGAAGCCTCTGATCTGCTATTTGGTTCATCACCATGGGAACGTCGCCGGCGGACTCACCATCGTCCTTCAGAGGGTAGCTCACCATGGGCTGTGGCTGGTTTCATAGTGTTGCTGTTGATCTTGGTGCAGTATCAGTCAGTTTTTCGTGAGAGCTGGCTGGTATGA
- the LOC108660566 gene encoding uncharacterized protein LOC108660566, translating to MAYCHYGYCYCGRCHRPSSPLPFSVLLFLALALMLLALSSLIKFEIVMESAEDNMTWLVLLAALALLVLVRWLSSMDSCRRPHYCGCGRCTSWKYCY from the coding sequence ATGGCCTATTGCCATTATGGGTACTGCTATTGTGGAAGATGCCACCGCCCTTCCTCTCCTCTACCATTCTCAGTCCTGCTATTCTTGGCGCTTGCATTGATGTTGCTTGCCTTGTCAtctttaatcaaatttgaGATAGTAATGGAAAGTGCTGAGGATAACATGACTTGGCTAGTTTTGCTCGCAGCATTGGCATTACTAGTCCTTGTTCGTTGGCTGTCATCTATGGATTCTTGTCGGCGACCTCACTATTGCGGCTGCGGAAGATGCACTTCCTGGAAGTATTGCTACTAA